From the genome of Nasonia vitripennis strain AsymCx chromosome 1, Nvit_psr_1.1, whole genome shotgun sequence, one region includes:
- the CPR43 gene encoding cuticular protein RR-2 family member 43 precursor, whose protein sequence is MAVKVILLLGLQAALVVVATAKAEGHAHSFQHFHGPVHGDDKEVMWVDKHGKQHQDYAAPAHYEFAYGVEDHHTGDYHGQKEHRDGKAVAGEYTVKEPDGNIRTVKYHADEDGFHATVHNSHGGAAAANAGYDDER, encoded by the exons ATGGCCGTTAAA GTAATTCTGTTGCTGGGCCTTCAGGCGGCTCTAGTGGTGGTGGCGACAGCCAAGGCCGAGGGTCATGCTCACTCGTTCCAGCATTTTCATGGTCCGGTGCACGGAGACGACAAAGAGGTGATGTGGGTGGACAAACACGGCAAGCAGCACCAGGACTACGCTGCACCGGCCCACTATGAGTTCGCCTACGGTGTCGAAGACCACCACACCGGCGACTATCACGGTCAAAAGGAACACCGGGACG GCAAGGCCGTGGCGGGAGAGTACACGGTTAAGGAGCCCGATGGCAACATCAGAACCGTCAAATATCACGCTGACGAGGACGGCTTCCATGCAACCGTGCACAACAGTCACggcggtgctgctgctgccaacGCCGGCTACGACGACGAGCGCTGA
- the CPR43 gene encoding cuticular protein RR-2 family member 43 isoform X1, with protein sequence MWVDKHGKQHQDYAAPAHYEFAYGVEDHHTGDYHGQKEHRDGKAVAGEYTVKEPDGNIRTVKYHADEDGFHATVHNSHGGAAAANAGYDDER encoded by the exons ATGTGGGTGGACAAACACGGCAAGCAGCACCAGGACTACGCTGCACCGGCCCACTATGAGTTCGCCTACGGTGTCGAAGACCACCACACCGGCGACTATCACGGTCAAAAGGAACACCGGGACG GCAAGGCCGTGGCGGGAGAGTACACGGTTAAGGAGCCCGATGGCAACATCAGAACCGTCAAATATCACGCTGACGAGGACGGCTTCCATGCAACCGTGCACAACAGTCACggcggtgctgctgctgccaacGCCGGCTACGACGACGAGCGCTGA
- the LOC100114666 gene encoding peroxidasin-like: MALRWQAKLSIAAILFICTEDTLSLGDRPMDTAERHSSASRSRQQLLDTTASQKSKLEPGFDLLQPTNVTALVGKTAYLTCRVHNLGDKTVSWVRHRDIHILTAGAYTYTSDQRFQALHKPNTGSNNEWSEWTLCIKWAQERDEGIYECQISTSPLKSHQYHLDVVVPTATILGGPELYVGAGSTINLTCAIHFSWEPPAFIFWYYNGAVMSYDSPRGGVSVITEKGNDVTTSWLLIQAAQPSDSGEYRCKPSNANMSSIRVHVLNGERPEAMQTGTAGPTLSSSCLLVSLIILYISYV; the protein is encoded by the exons ACACGTTGAGCCTGGGTGACCGACCGATGGATACAGCGGAGCGGCATTCGAGTGCGAGCAGATCGCGACAGCAGTTGCTCGATACTACGGCCAGTCAAAAGTCAAAACTCGAGCCAGGCTTCGACCTATTACAGCCGACGAATGTGACCGCTCTTGTTGGCAAGACGGCCTATCTCACGTGCAGAGTTCACAATCTCGGTGACAAGACG GTATCCTGGGTGAGACATCGGGACATACACATTCTAACTGCTGGAGCATACACATATACAAGTGACCAGCGGTTTCAAGCATTACATAAGCCGAATACTGGGTCGAACAATGAATGGTCAGAATGGACTCTATGCATTAAATGGGCTCAAGAAAGAGATGAGGGTATCTATGAATGTCAAATTTCAACGAGCCCTCTGAAATCTCATCAATATCACTTAGATGTCGTTG TGCCTACAGCGACGATACTAGGTGGACCAGAGCTTTACGTCGGCGCGGGCAGCACGATAAACCTGACGTGTGCTATCCACTTCAGTTGGGAGCCACCGGCTTTTATCTTTTGGTACTACAACGGAGCCGTGATGAGCTACGACAGTCCCAGGGGCGGCGTGTCCGTGATAACTGAGAAGGGCAACGACGTCACGACCTCTTGGCTTCTCATACAGGCTGCCCAGCCTTCGGACTCCGGGGAGTACAGATGCAAGCCGAGCAATGCCAACATGTCCTCCATCAGGGTGCATGTTCTCAACG GTGAACGTCCGGAGGCCATGCAAACGGGTACTGCGGGTCCTACACTATCCTCGAGCTGTCTTTTGGTGTCCCTTATCATTTTGTACATATCCTATGTGTAA